The genomic stretch GCTGGTGTGGGCAGCGGAATCCCCGACAGCGAGTACGTGCAGGCCGGGGCCGCCCTGGGCAGCGCCGACGACGCGTGGGCTGCGCAGATGGTCGTGAAGGTCAAGGAGCCCACGCCGCCCGAGTACCGGTACCTGCGCCCCGAGCTGCTGCTGTTCACGTACCTGCACCTCGCCGCCGACCGGCCCCTGACCGACGCGCTGCTGGAGAGCGGCACGACCGGCGTGGCCTACGAGACGGTGCAGTCGGAGGACGGCAGCCTGCCCCTGCTGACCCCCATGAGCGAGGTCGCCGGCCGCCTGTCGGTGCAAGCCGGCGCGTACCACCTCCAGAAGCCGGCCGGGGGGCGCGGCGTGCTGCTCGGCGGAGTGCCCGGCGTGCAGCCCGGCCACGTCACGATCATCGGGGGTGGAGTGGTCGGCACCAACGCCGCCAAGATGGCGATGGGCCTGGGGGCCAAGGTGACCATCCTGGACGTGTCGCAGCGCCGGCTGGCGTACCTGGACGACGTGTTCTTCGGGAAACTCACCACCATGATGAGCAGCGAGGCGAACATCCGCGACCTGTTGCCCACCACGGATCTGCTGATCGGCGCGGTGCTGATTCCCGGTGCCAAGGCCCCGCATCTGGTCACCCGCGACATGCTGGGCCTGATGCCAGAGGGCAGCGTGATCGTGGACGTGGCGGTCGACCAGGGCGGCTGCGTGGAGACCATCCACCCGACCACGCACGACGACCCCACGTACACCGTGGACGGCGTGATCCACTACGGTGTGGCGAACATGCCCGGCGCGGTGCCGCGCACCAGCACCTTCGCGCTGACCAACCAGACGCTGCCGTACGCGCTGCTGTTGGCCGACCACGGCGTGGGTGCCCTGGGCCGCAACGCCGCGCTGAAACTGGGCCTGAACACCCACCACGGACAGCTGACCTACCGGGGTGTGGCCGACGCCTTCGATCTGGCGCACGTGGCGCCGGACACCGTCCTGGCCTGACCGTCCGGCGCACGCCGGCCCGCACCTGCGGCAGCGGTCGGCGCGGCGCGGTGATAGCGTGCGCGCACCATGCACCCGAACACCTGTTGGAGCCGAGTCCGACATGTCACGCGGACGTGATTTCGCGGTCGTCCTGACCCGGCATGACCGGTGGCCGGGATCCCCGGAACTGGATGTGCCGGGAGTGGGGCCGTGGCACGTGCAGGTGGAGGGCGCGCCCGCCCGCTCTGTCCACGGCGACGTCACCGTGCTGTTCAAGGGGCAGGTGTACGACACTCCGGCCGCGGATCTGGCGCTGGGCTACGCCGCGCACGGCCCCGCCTTCTTCCGTGGGCTTCACGGCGCGTTCTCCATGGTGGTGCTGGATGCCTGCGCCGGCGAGGTGCTGGCCGTCACGGATCATGTCGGGACGCACACCCTGTATGCCGCCCACGATGGAACGCAGGTGACCCTCTCGACGCGCGCCGACCATCCGCAGTTCGTGCACCGTCCCTACCGCCCGGAGGCGGTGGCGGCGGTGCTGGCGAGCGGCACGCCGCTGAACGGTACGGCGCTGCACGAGGGGGTGCACGGTCTGGCGAGCGCCAGTGTCCACCGCGTGACCGGATCCGGACTCGCCTCCAGCGTGTACTGGCAGCTGACCCCCCCCAGCGGAACGGCGGCCGTGCCGGACGCGCTCGTCGACGAGTACGTGTTCCTGCTGCGTCAGGCCGTGCGGCGGCGGCGACCGGCGGGCGGGCCGGTGCACCTGTCCCTGAGCGGCGGGCACGACTCGCGCGGGCTCCTGGCACTGCTCACGCGCGAGGGGCAGGAGGTGCGCGCCTTCGCGTATGGCCTGCGCGCCGACATACCGCACACCGACGCCCAGGCCGCCGCGCAGCTGGCGGCCCAGTACGGGGTGCCCTTCGAGCCGGTCGTGGCCTACCACGGTGACCTGCCGGCCACCATCCGCCGCAACGCCGCGTGGGGACAGGGCGTGGCGAATTTCTGCGAGGAGGTGGATGCGTGGGCGACGCTGGAGGGATCCATTGAGGAC from Deinococcus sp. AB2017081 encodes the following:
- the ald gene encoding alanine dehydrogenase, with amino-acid sequence MQIGLPKEIKVKENRVALTPGGVGTLVRRGHTVIVEQGAGVGSGIPDSEYVQAGAALGSADDAWAAQMVVKVKEPTPPEYRYLRPELLLFTYLHLAADRPLTDALLESGTTGVAYETVQSEDGSLPLLTPMSEVAGRLSVQAGAYHLQKPAGGRGVLLGGVPGVQPGHVTIIGGGVVGTNAAKMAMGLGAKVTILDVSQRRLAYLDDVFFGKLTTMMSSEANIRDLLPTTDLLIGAVLIPGAKAPHLVTRDMLGLMPEGSVIVDVAVDQGGCVETIHPTTHDDPTYTVDGVIHYGVANMPGAVPRTSTFALTNQTLPYALLLADHGVGALGRNAALKLGLNTHHGQLTYRGVADAFDLAHVAPDTVLA
- a CDS encoding asparagine synthase-related protein; translated protein: MSRGRDFAVVLTRHDRWPGSPELDVPGVGPWHVQVEGAPARSVHGDVTVLFKGQVYDTPAADLALGYAAHGPAFFRGLHGAFSMVVLDACAGEVLAVTDHVGTHTLYAAHDGTQVTLSTRADHPQFVHRPYRPEAVAAVLASGTPLNGTALHEGVHGLASASVHRVTGSGLASSVYWQLTPPSGTAAVPDALVDEYVFLLRQAVRRRRPAGGPVHLSLSGGHDSRGLLALLTREGQEVRAFAYGLRADIPHTDAQAAAQLAAQYGVPFEPVVAYHGDLPATIRRNAAWGQGVANFCEEVDAWATLEGSIEDVFTGEHAHGLHRDTLTDPDEQLVHQHIAPGQTITWFTDLLDPGAARQLQDAYRDTLDHVRARAAAYPHARQQHFVVMVSQRLSHMLLPWRERFTGRHAAVHVPYLDREVMEFMQRVPPEQLADKALFQRALRRLDPQVYRVPLARTQGYEADWTAELITHRARLEEEMLGHASRLDALVSPEVLRTLLRAVVPASSPGTLRRRVRSRLGQVRHGALLSRVLGHATIRAHPVSRTELLLRALTLRALDAPR